A single genomic interval of Microbulbifer variabilis harbors:
- a CDS encoding AAA family ATPase has product MIHAEYLRFLQTLNEGTVTDDERKLANLIVQNLDDLIPLGTHQGQRIRAVVQLAQNNWNNLSAEIQPLSEDLAVDNSPITQLKSLSVGPFRGFSREEHFDLSSNLVLIYGPNGTGKSSFCEALEYSLLGNVAEAESKRFRDQQRYLRNAYVDSFSAPKLLGLNAEGQEIPVISDDALYRFCFVEKNRIDNFSRIAAQVPAKQTELISTLFGLDSFTEFVRKFTAEIDPRYIDLVGQKATLLAQKRQALDGAKQQLKTNNAELVRISTDEQALASNYREGSDFNQVVLELLGGDESVGLISQIESELQQPLPIKSSLSLAKLDDLGGKVANHLNEVASIRQELASASQQLSYKNLYDAVTQVQQSSPNNCPACKTPLNRVAVNPFIHSSEELKKLQHLAERQQLLQQLEQTTNQELLLLTQIVNTCCSRFYKNVLTYYQVSPNLQENIEWWNRLQQPSQDGYTVWQHLRSQVQQLEGADKEVAQATQLRATKQTELNRLREFSRNITVLQTQRQTASQAIQAAQRTIANFDVENAQLIADVQAEIASIQRNQTISRAYTKLVARLNFYKDALPAQLVADLGEKVVQLYNSFNRNDLPSELLAKVQLPLAQNQRLEISFQNNPDQFYDPLHVLSEGHIRCIGLAILLSKNLKENCPVLIFDDPVNAIDDDHRESIRRTLFEDQYFSEKQIILTCHGEEFFKDIHNLLPAQSAAQSQSLAFLPKLDESHIRVDFNCAPRNYIIAAREHFDRNEVREALSKSRKAMESLTKGKVWRYVSKFGDGNLSLKLRSHNAPIELRNLSEQLKAKIGKANFSDPDKSKIFDPLNSLVGMSGDSREWRYLNKGTHEENDRAEFDRNTVSTIILALESLDQAL; this is encoded by the coding sequence ATGATCCATGCTGAGTACTTAAGATTTTTACAAACTCTCAATGAAGGCACTGTTACCGACGATGAGCGTAAATTAGCCAATCTTATTGTTCAAAACCTAGACGATTTGATACCTCTTGGAACCCATCAAGGCCAGCGAATTAGAGCCGTCGTTCAGCTCGCTCAAAATAATTGGAATAATTTGAGCGCAGAGATTCAACCGTTATCAGAAGATCTAGCTGTTGATAACTCACCCATAACTCAGCTTAAAAGTTTATCAGTAGGCCCATTTCGTGGCTTTTCTAGGGAAGAGCATTTCGACCTTAGCAGTAACTTAGTTCTAATTTATGGCCCAAATGGAACAGGTAAATCAAGTTTTTGCGAGGCTCTCGAGTATTCACTTTTGGGAAATGTTGCAGAGGCAGAGAGCAAGCGTTTTAGAGACCAGCAAAGATATTTGAGAAACGCGTATGTAGATAGCTTTAGCGCTCCAAAGCTTCTTGGGCTAAATGCAGAAGGTCAGGAAATTCCTGTTATTTCAGATGACGCTCTTTATCGATTTTGTTTTGTTGAGAAAAATAGAATTGATAACTTTTCAAGGATTGCAGCCCAAGTTCCAGCTAAGCAAACAGAGTTAATATCAACACTTTTTGGTCTGGACTCTTTTACTGAGTTTGTACGAAAATTTACGGCTGAAATAGATCCAAGATATATTGACCTTGTGGGCCAAAAAGCAACATTATTGGCTCAAAAGCGCCAGGCACTTGATGGAGCCAAGCAGCAATTAAAGACTAATAACGCTGAATTAGTAAGAATTAGTACTGATGAGCAAGCCTTAGCTAGCAATTACCGCGAAGGCTCAGACTTTAACCAAGTGGTTCTAGAATTACTTGGGGGTGATGAAAGTGTTGGGCTAATTTCTCAGATAGAGTCTGAATTACAGCAGCCTTTACCTATCAAATCTTCATTGAGTCTGGCTAAATTGGACGATTTAGGCGGTAAGGTCGCTAATCATCTAAATGAAGTTGCATCCATTCGTCAGGAGTTAGCAAGCGCCAGTCAGCAATTATCATACAAAAACCTTTATGATGCTGTTACTCAAGTGCAACAAAGCAGTCCAAATAACTGTCCTGCCTGCAAAACTCCGCTTAACCGAGTCGCAGTAAACCCATTTATTCACTCAAGTGAAGAGTTAAAAAAACTTCAGCATTTGGCCGAGCGGCAACAATTGCTTCAACAATTAGAGCAAACAACAAATCAAGAATTACTTTTATTAACTCAAATAGTAAATACTTGTTGTAGTCGATTTTATAAGAATGTGCTTACGTATTATCAAGTATCGCCCAATCTTCAAGAAAATATTGAATGGTGGAATAGATTACAGCAACCATCTCAGGATGGTTACACTGTATGGCAACACCTACGATCACAAGTTCAGCAACTCGAGGGCGCAGACAAAGAAGTTGCCCAAGCTACTCAATTACGTGCAACGAAACAAACAGAACTAAATCGATTGCGTGAATTTTCACGCAATATTACCGTACTTCAAACCCAAAGACAGACAGCCAGTCAAGCAATTCAAGCTGCTCAGAGAACAATCGCTAACTTCGATGTTGAAAATGCTCAGTTGATTGCAGATGTTCAAGCTGAAATAGCTAGCATTCAAAGAAATCAAACCATTTCGAGAGCTTATACAAAGTTAGTTGCACGCCTTAATTTTTATAAGGATGCACTTCCTGCACAACTTGTAGCTGATTTAGGGGAGAAGGTTGTTCAACTTTACAATTCATTTAATCGTAATGATTTGCCTTCAGAACTTCTAGCGAAAGTTCAGCTCCCCTTGGCTCAAAATCAACGACTAGAGATATCATTTCAAAATAATCCAGACCAGTTCTATGACCCATTACACGTGCTTAGCGAAGGACATATTCGTTGTATTGGACTAGCGATTCTTCTTTCAAAGAACCTTAAAGAAAATTGTCCAGTGCTAATTTTTGATGATCCTGTGAATGCGATTGACGACGATCATAGAGAGTCAATAAGACGTACCCTATTTGAAGATCAGTACTTTTCAGAAAAGCAAATTATATTAACTTGCCATGGCGAAGAGTTCTTCAAGGATATTCATAATCTGCTACCAGCACAATCTGCTGCTCAGTCTCAATCGCTGGCTTTTTTGCCTAAGCTAGATGAATCTCATATACGTGTGGATTTTAACTGTGCGCCTCGAAACTACATCATTGCTGCTAGAGAGCACTTTGACAGAAATGAAGTTAGAGAAGCTCTATCAAAATCACGAAAAGCAATGGAGTCATTGACTAAGGGAAAAGTATGGCGTTATGTAAGCAAATTTGGGGATGGAAACTTGAGTTTAAAGTTACGAAGCCATAACGCTCCAATAGAACTGAGAAATCTGTCTGAACAACTTAAAGCTAAAATTGGGAAGGCTAATTTTTCCGACCCAGATAAGAGTAAAATATTTGATCCTCTTAACTCATTAGTTGGAATGAGCGGTGATTCACGCGAATGGCGATATTTAAATAAAGGCACGCACGAAGAAAATGACCGAGCAGAGTTTGATAGAAATACTGTGTCTACGATTATCCTTGCTCTAGAAAGCCTAGACCAAGCGCTATAG
- a CDS encoding DUF6508 domain-containing protein: MRTEALNIESIENLLSCYQLAIWALPKVTRHEGYPYYPDEISDFMNLLERPPWVAYEYQPKKIRSILDSIDRATFEEVRWALTAAARAERFCEGSWELTLRNRLLDPVLKRLQDLHHA, translated from the coding sequence ATGAGAACTGAAGCATTGAATATTGAAAGTATAGAGAATTTATTGTCATGCTATCAGTTGGCGATTTGGGCGCTTCCAAAAGTAACTCGTCATGAAGGATATCCTTATTATCCAGATGAGATCTCTGATTTTATGAATCTTTTAGAGCGCCCGCCTTGGGTAGCATATGAGTATCAGCCAAAGAAAATTAGAAGTATTTTAGATTCGATAGATCGAGCTACATTTGAAGAAGTCAGGTGGGCTTTAACTGCAGCAGCGAGAGCAGAAAGATTTTGTGAGGGTTCCTGGGAGCTAACACTCAGAAATAGGCTTCTAGATCCAGTCCTTAAGCGACTTCAAGACCTGCATCATGCATAA